The following proteins are encoded in a genomic region of Poecilia reticulata strain Guanapo linkage group LG11, Guppy_female_1.0+MT, whole genome shotgun sequence:
- the mrps21 gene encoding small ribosomal subunit protein bS21m: MARHLRFIARTVMVQDGDVDTAYKTLNRILTQDGIIDAVKRKRYFEKPCRERQRKNFENCRRIYHTEMARKIAFVSRTNRDDPWLGC, from the exons ATGGCGCGGCACCTACGCTTCATAGCTCGGACGGTGATGGTCCAAGATGGCGATGTAGATACCGCGTACAAGACCTTGAACAG AATCCTAACCCAGGATGGGATCATCGACGCAGTGAAGCGCAAACGCTACTTCGAGAAGCCCTGCCGAGAGCGACAGCGCAAAAACTTTGAGAACTGCAGGCGCATTTACCACACGGAAATGGCACGAAAGATTGCTTTTGTCTCCAGGACAAACAGAGACGATCCCTGGCTCGGTTGCTAG
- the crabp2b gene encoding cellular retinoic acid-binding protein 2b: MENKVTDFSGKWKMKSSQNFEELLKALGVNVFLRKIAVAAASSPAVEITQEGETLSIKTSTSVRTTNVSFTVGQSFNEATVDGRPCTSFPKWETDRKISCEQTLPKGDGLKTAWTRELTNDGELILTMTAGDVVCTRVYERE; the protein is encoded by the exons ATGGAGAACAAAGTGACAGATTTCtctggaaaatggaaaatgaagtCATCGCAAAACTTCGAGGAGCTTTTGAAAGCTCTGG GTGTTAATGTGTTCCTGAGGAAGATTGCAGTGGCTGCGGCGTCCAGCCCGGCAGTGGAAATCACCCAGGAAGGAGAAACCCTCTCCATTAAAACATCCACCAGCGTCCGCACCACCAATGTGTCTTTCACCGTGGGTCAGTCCTTCAACGAGGCCACGGTGGATGGACGGCCCTGCACG AGTTTTCCAAAGTGGGAGACAGACCGAAAGATTAGCTGTGAACAGACTTTACCAAAAGGTGATGGACTGAAGACCGCGTGGACCAGAGAACTGACCAATGACGGAGAGCTCATACTG acGATGACTGCCGGGGACGTTGTCTGCACCAGAGTTTATGAAAGGGAATGA
- the scamp3 gene encoding secretory carrier-associated membrane protein 3 yields the protein MSKYTSFPEPTEDQNPFQDPAVTQHSSNTEYATLDLYNPFDKPAGPPPPYEASSPSAPPPAQTPPSRTTPTEPRNYGSYNAQPAVNATTAELLKKQEELERKAQELERRERELQSHGLGPGASRQNNWPPLPSFCPVGPCFYQDINVEISQRFQRTVTIMYYFWMFSAFTLVFNLISSLAMFCADTTNGSGFGLSILWALLFTPCSFVCWYRPVYKAFRSDSSFNFFIFFFIFFAQVCVFVIMTIGIPGSGFSGWIVSLALLNKSTGVGVLMIFNATLFTAQTAMGVFLLKKIHSMYRQTDASFQKAQAEFATGVMSNQAVRQAAASAAQGAFTAPR from the exons ATGTCGAAATATACCAGCTTCCCCGAACCGACGGAGGACCAGAATCCTTTCCAG GACCCTGCTGTGACTCAGCATAGCAGCAACACCGAGTATGCAACACTGGACCTTTACAACCCGTTTGATAAACCAGCTGGG CCTCCACCGCCATATGAAGCCTCGTCTCCGTCTGCACCTCCGCCTGCGCAGACGCCGCCCAGCAGAACGACACCCACTGAGCCTCGCAACTATGGCTCTTATAACGCACAG CCTGCAGTGAACGCCACCACAGCGGAGCTCCTGAAGAAGCAGGAGGAGCTCGAGAGGAAAGCCCAGGAGCTGGAGAGGCGGGAACGGGAGCTGCAGTCACACGGCCTCGGCCCTGGAGCCT CTCGTCAGAATAATTGGCCCCCTCTGCCTTCGTTCTGTCCTGTGGGGCCCTGCTTCTACCAAGACATCAATGTGGAAATCAGCCAGCGCTTCCAGCGAACTGTCACCATCATGTACTACTTCTGGATGT TCTCCGCGTTCACGCTCGTCTTCAACCTGATCTCGTCCCTGGCCATGTTCTGTGCGGACACGACCAACGGTTCCGGCTTCGGCCTCTCCATTCTCTGGGCCCTCCTCTTCACGCCCTGCTCCTTCGTCTGCTGGTACCGACCCGTGTATAAAGCCTTCAG GAGTGACAGCTCCTTCAActtctttatctttttcttcatcttctttgCCCAAGTCTGCGTCTTTGTCATCATGACTATTGGGATCCCCGGATCAGGATTCAg CGGCTGGATTGTGAGCCTGGCTCTTCTGAATAAAAGCACTGGCGTTGGCGTGCTCATGATTTTCAATGCCACCCTCTTCACTGCCCAGACCGCCATGGGGGTTTTCCTGCTAAAGAAG ATCCACAGCATGTACCGGCAAACCGATGCCAGCTTCCAGAAGGCTCAGGCTGAGTTCGCCACCGGAGTCATGTCCAATCAGGCCGTACGCCAAGCAGCTGCCTCTGCTGCCCAGGGGGCCTTCACCGCACCTCGATAG